The following coding sequences are from one Vicinamibacterales bacterium window:
- a CDS encoding cytidylate kinase-like family protein: MSKSYGQLIPSVERRLSTWVSLSEKYAGSVPLGSRPTVTISRRFGCEGYPLSEQIKTLLEARTGETWIIYDKALLELVSQDENLSVQLLRDLGGPSRSLDTIGFLVPGYRPQDEVFRHIPKHIVRIAEAGNAIIVGQGGAIITQQLENCYHFRLDASFEFRVASMSRRLEISEDEARKLVRKNQEARDRFLEDCLHVSVSDVSLYDAVFNNARHTVTEIAQSIAAYVLEGWRSAAHLRQTIPF; the protein is encoded by the coding sequence ATGTCCAAGTCCTACGGTCAGTTGATTCCGAGCGTCGAGCGTCGGCTCTCCACCTGGGTGTCGCTGAGCGAGAAGTACGCCGGGAGCGTGCCCCTCGGCAGTCGGCCTACTGTCACGATCTCACGCCGGTTCGGCTGTGAGGGGTACCCGCTCAGCGAGCAGATCAAGACTCTGCTCGAAGCACGCACCGGCGAGACCTGGATCATCTACGACAAGGCACTGCTCGAGCTCGTCAGCCAGGACGAGAACCTCTCGGTCCAGCTGCTGAGAGATCTCGGTGGCCCGTCGCGGTCCCTCGACACGATCGGGTTCCTCGTGCCGGGCTATCGACCGCAGGACGAAGTGTTCAGGCACATCCCGAAACACATCGTCCGAATCGCCGAGGCGGGCAATGCGATCATCGTCGGACAGGGCGGTGCCATCATCACCCAGCAACTGGAGAACTGCTATCACTTCCGGCTGGACGCCAGCTTCGAGTTCCGCGTGGCGTCGATGAGCCGGCGGTTGGAGATCTCCGAGGACGAGGCGCGGAAGCTGGTGCGGAAGAACCAGGAGGCTCGCGACCGGTTCCTCGAAGACTGCCTGCACGTCTCCGTATCGGACGTCTCGCTGTACGACGCGGTGTTCAACAACGCAAGGCACACCGTGACCGAGATCGCGCAGAGTATTGCTGCCTACGTCCTCGAAGGGTGGCGGAGCGCCGCCCACCTCAGGCAGACGATCCCGTTCTGA
- a CDS encoding transporter: MNSGPRLRTARSSAVTAAAVILVIAWTAVSASAQTEPPPDPREAKPERPTVATHAYAVAAGIVELEAGFQWQRPEPGSSQLGVPALVKIGLGKRVQLDISPGWVRVGPDGHTESGFADTVVGVKWQIGEDLPVLEDFAIQPTIKLPTGSVERGTGTGTTDLTITVISSRSLGPIGLDLNVAYTRRSGDGSHVPIDATLWTISSAFPVKGPVAWTAELFGYPGTSGPAGSAPVVALLTGPTVTLQRSLVLDAGVIFNMTGFGGTAVYAGATWNMGRIPWATRTAVARK, encoded by the coding sequence ATGAATTCTGGACCGCGGCTTCGCACTGCACGCTCGTCCGCCGTCACGGCTGCCGCAGTGATCCTGGTGATCGCCTGGACCGCCGTCTCTGCCTCGGCGCAGACCGAGCCCCCGCCAGATCCGCGTGAGGCGAAGCCCGAGCGCCCCACCGTCGCGACGCACGCCTACGCCGTCGCGGCCGGCATCGTGGAGCTCGAGGCGGGCTTTCAGTGGCAACGCCCGGAGCCCGGGTCGTCACAGCTCGGCGTGCCGGCGCTGGTCAAGATCGGCCTGGGGAAGCGCGTGCAGCTCGATATCTCGCCCGGTTGGGTCCGCGTGGGCCCCGACGGGCACACGGAGTCGGGCTTTGCCGACACGGTCGTCGGCGTCAAATGGCAAATCGGCGAGGACCTGCCGGTCTTGGAGGACTTCGCAATACAGCCGACGATCAAGCTGCCGACCGGCTCGGTCGAACGAGGAACCGGGACTGGCACGACCGACCTGACCATCACCGTGATTTCGAGCCGGTCGCTCGGTCCCATCGGCCTCGACCTGAACGTCGCCTACACGCGCCGCAGCGGGGACGGCTCTCATGTTCCAATCGATGCCACCCTCTGGACGATCTCGTCGGCCTTCCCCGTGAAAGGTCCGGTCGCCTGGACCGCCGAGCTCTTCGGCTATCCCGGGACGAGCGGCCCGGCCGGGTCGGCGCCGGTGGTGGCGCTTCTCACCGGCCCGACCGTGACGCTGCAACGAAGCCTCGTGCTGGACGCCGGCGTGATCTTCAACATGACCGGCTTCGGTGGGACGGCGGTTTACGCGGGTGCGACCTGGAACATGGGTCGGATCCCGTGGGCAACCAGGACGGCTGTCGCCCGCAAGTGA
- a CDS encoding alpha/beta fold hydrolase encodes MRRIPIVLAILLVAFATPTPAQETNRFRSRVGTGTVSGTEEFTIVRTAAGYDVSATIAMKRGAAGTAFTLRESLTPDWTPEKYAVEMSGAMGAASVSADRKGEILALAVKTPAGAPAKDLPIKPQLVLMDNMLATPYQILLNLTGGKPGPVAVIVPFQLMPLDGALQAAGTVQGTLDGKPISATKLLFAMAGVQMEILFDAATSRLLRVYVPMQDAEIVREGFTIAGAATPEAAPPAGVTEREISFASGDGQIFPTLLCVPRVPKPAPMVVFIQGSGPQDRDETIGPNKPFRDLAWGLAERGVASLRFDKRTHAFPNTYKGTLDSESIDDAVAAVKFAQTLAEVDKDRIFVLGHSLGGLAAPYVAERAPVRGLILMAAPGRNMEQVIREQVLTLNAVLPAEKQKEALKLQDSIMAKARAGTATAEELNGLPPGAVRDMIVREPIAELQKTKVPILVLKGGKDAQVFQADFDALQSLAASRPGSAAKLFPNLTHIFTVNDGPPDFRAIFQPGHVAVEVIEMIAGWVVKM; translated from the coding sequence ATGCGACGCATCCCGATCGTTCTGGCCATCCTCCTCGTCGCCTTCGCCACGCCCACGCCGGCTCAGGAGACCAACAGGTTCAGGTCGCGTGTCGGCACCGGCACCGTGTCGGGCACCGAGGAATTCACCATCGTCAGGACCGCGGCGGGATACGACGTGTCTGCGACGATCGCGATGAAGCGAGGGGCCGCCGGCACCGCATTCACGCTACGTGAGTCGCTCACCCCGGACTGGACGCCCGAGAAATATGCCGTCGAGATGTCGGGGGCGATGGGTGCCGCGTCGGTGAGCGCGGATCGGAAGGGCGAGATACTCGCGCTCGCGGTCAAGACCCCTGCGGGAGCGCCGGCCAAGGACCTTCCGATCAAGCCGCAGCTCGTCCTGATGGACAACATGTTGGCCACCCCCTATCAAATCCTGCTCAACCTGACAGGCGGGAAACCGGGGCCAGTGGCCGTGATCGTGCCGTTCCAACTCATGCCCCTCGATGGCGCGCTGCAGGCGGCTGGCACCGTGCAGGGCACGCTGGACGGCAAACCGATCAGCGCCACCAAGTTGCTGTTCGCGATGGCGGGCGTGCAGATGGAGATCCTCTTCGACGCGGCCACCAGCCGCCTGCTGCGCGTCTACGTGCCGATGCAGGATGCGGAGATCGTCCGCGAGGGCTTCACGATCGCCGGTGCCGCCACACCGGAGGCCGCACCGCCTGCCGGCGTGACCGAGCGCGAGATCTCGTTCGCGAGCGGCGACGGCCAGATCTTCCCCACGCTGCTGTGCGTGCCCAGGGTTCCAAAGCCCGCGCCCATGGTCGTCTTCATCCAGGGCTCCGGGCCGCAGGACCGCGATGAAACGATCGGTCCGAACAAGCCGTTCCGCGATCTCGCCTGGGGTCTAGCCGAACGCGGCGTCGCAAGTCTCCGCTTCGACAAGCGCACCCACGCCTTCCCGAACACCTACAAGGGGACGCTCGACTCCGAGTCGATCGACGATGCCGTGGCGGCCGTGAAGTTCGCGCAGACCCTCGCCGAGGTCGACAAGGACAGAATCTTCGTGCTCGGCCACAGCCTCGGCGGACTGGCCGCGCCGTATGTCGCCGAGCGGGCCCCGGTGCGCGGCCTCATCCTGATGGCGGCGCCCGGCCGCAACATGGAACAGGTCATCCGTGAACAGGTCCTCACCCTCAACGCGGTGCTGCCCGCCGAGAAGCAGAAGGAGGCGCTTAAGTTGCAGGACTCGATCATGGCCAAAGCCCGCGCTGGGACGGCGACTGCCGAGGAGCTGAACGGCCTGCCTCCCGGGGCGGTGCGCGACATGATCGTACGCGAGCCGATCGCGGAGTTGCAGAAAACGAAGGTGCCGATCCTCGTGCTCAAGGGCGGCAAGGACGCGCAGGTGTTCCAGGCGGACTTCGACGCCCTGCAGTCGCTCGCCGCCTCACGCCCGGGCTCTGCGGCGAAGCTCTTCCCCAATCTCACGCACATCTTCACGGTGAACGACGGCCCGCCCGACTTCCGGGCGATCTTCCAGCCAGGCCACGTGGCTGTCGAAGTGATCGAGATGATTGCGGGTTGGGTCGTGAAGATGTAG
- a CDS encoding neutral zinc metallopeptidase: MRWTPGQQSEDIEDRRDDDGGGRGGGGLSGTHLGCGGVLLLLVLSLLFKTNLFTLLDQGPATPSPSVPVAGPSARSHAPEEDRRAQFVSFVLDDVQATWDRLLPTATGVPYVHAKLVLFRETTRSGCGLAESASGPFYCPSDRKVYIDLAFYDELRSRFGADGEFAQAYVIAHELGHHVQNLLGIDDKVRQLQESRPRQANAYSVRLELQADCLAGVWGHATAQRNLLQEGDAESAIDAAAAIGDDRIQRMTSGRVFPESFTHGSSQQRVQWFKQGFAAGVPKACDTFGAR; encoded by the coding sequence ATGCGCTGGACACCAGGTCAGCAGAGCGAGGACATCGAGGACAGGCGGGATGACGACGGCGGGGGCCGCGGCGGGGGCGGACTGAGCGGCACGCACCTCGGGTGCGGCGGTGTGCTCCTGCTGCTCGTCCTCAGCCTTCTCTTCAAGACGAATCTGTTCACGCTGCTCGACCAGGGACCCGCCACGCCTTCTCCGTCGGTGCCTGTCGCCGGGCCCTCAGCCCGATCGCACGCTCCTGAAGAAGATCGCCGCGCCCAGTTCGTCTCGTTCGTGCTCGACGATGTGCAGGCAACCTGGGACCGGTTGTTGCCGACGGCGACGGGGGTTCCCTACGTGCACGCGAAGCTGGTGTTGTTCCGCGAGACCACCCGCTCGGGCTGCGGCCTCGCCGAGTCGGCGTCGGGGCCCTTCTACTGCCCGTCGGACCGGAAGGTCTACATCGACCTGGCGTTCTACGACGAACTGCGAAGCCGTTTCGGAGCGGACGGCGAGTTCGCGCAGGCGTATGTCATCGCCCACGAGCTCGGCCACCACGTGCAGAACCTGCTCGGCATCGACGACAAGGTGCGTCAACTGCAGGAATCGCGGCCGCGTCAGGCCAACGCCTATTCCGTCAGGCTGGAGTTGCAGGCCGACTGCCTGGCTGGCGTCTGGGGGCACGCGACCGCCCAGCGCAACCTGCTGCAGGAGGGTGACGCCGAGTCGGCCATCGACGCTGCCGCGGCCATCGGAGACGACCGGATTCAGCGCATGACCTCCGGCCGCGTGTTCCCCGAATCGTTCACCCACGGTTCATCGCAGCAGCGCGTCCAGTGGTTCAAGCAGGGTTTCGCCGCCGGCGTCCCGAAGGCTTGCGACACGTTCGGCGCACGATAG
- a CDS encoding penicillin acylase family protein, translated as MIQERIGRLVLGTASHRRLLRTSAWSIVLAASAAFVGWQATPEDAAALAGQSRAALAQIDGTMTVAGLEQPVDVIRDTWGVPHIYARTEHDLFFAQGYVAAQDRLWQLDLWRRSADGTLAEVVGPSAVRRDTFARLLRYRGDLDAEWASYGPGAKGIVEAFVDGVNAQISYVNGHPDKLPIEFRLLDARPKPWTPDVVISRMAGYLMARNVRSEIQRARLTTTAGAARVSEFMPVTPPTSITVPEGVDLSAIPSDVLDLASDASETIRFPGPLRGLADPPPAFGWIGPAALHAQDVWAEAGQTTGPDVGETWQDEAWRIGSNNWVIAGSLTDTGKPILANDPHRVIALPSLRYTVHLVGPGWNVIGAGEPALPGIAAGHNDRIAFGFTIVGIDQQDVYVERLDPSRPDHYVYKGVSEPMVVERTRIAVRGGDPKDVDLRFTKHGPVLYLDTDHQRAYVLRWVGTEPGTAGYLRSIALDRARNWTEFRGVVAGWKVPSENLMYADVDGNIGWIAAGLAPIRPNWNGLLPVPGDAGQFEWAGFLGIDDLPQAYNPVSGYIATANHNILPPGYTKVLGYEWGSPFRFNRITEVISRARTDGRKLTVADSERLQHDATSLVARAVCDGLRTAKAARGGVDTTSTPERTRAVAMLTAWDHVLGKDSAAAALFELWAPRLSGRLLALVPAADRPYVGASLPTDRLLRMVAGARTDPAVQDALLGDALDQAWQDATRAMGSNPSTWAWGRIHRAYWEHPLAGTAARRDVFNLPDVPRGGDANAPFATGTGSHQTHGASFREVIDLADWDRSMTINVPGASAQPGSRFYGNLLPIWAAEQYHPMPYSRAAVEANAAARLALVPARR; from the coding sequence ATGATTCAAGAGCGCATCGGCAGACTGGTCCTCGGGACGGCGTCGCATCGGCGGCTGCTCCGAACGAGCGCGTGGTCCATCGTCCTCGCCGCGTCCGCCGCCTTCGTCGGCTGGCAGGCAACACCTGAGGACGCCGCCGCGCTTGCCGGACAGAGCCGTGCGGCGCTTGCCCAGATCGACGGCACGATGACCGTGGCCGGTCTCGAGCAGCCCGTCGATGTCATTCGCGACACGTGGGGCGTGCCGCACATCTATGCTCGGACCGAGCACGACCTGTTCTTCGCGCAGGGATACGTAGCCGCGCAGGATCGCTTGTGGCAGCTCGACCTCTGGCGCCGGAGTGCCGACGGCACCCTCGCAGAGGTCGTGGGGCCAAGCGCAGTGCGGCGGGACACGTTCGCGCGCCTGCTGAGGTACCGGGGCGACCTCGATGCGGAGTGGGCCAGCTACGGACCCGGCGCGAAGGGTATCGTCGAGGCGTTCGTCGACGGCGTCAACGCGCAGATCTCGTATGTCAACGGGCATCCGGACAAGCTGCCGATCGAGTTCCGGTTGCTCGATGCGAGGCCGAAGCCTTGGACGCCAGACGTCGTGATCAGCCGCATGGCGGGCTACCTGATGGCGCGCAATGTGCGCAGCGAGATCCAGCGCGCTCGGCTGACGACAACGGCAGGCGCCGCGCGCGTCAGCGAGTTCATGCCGGTCACGCCCCCGACGTCCATCACCGTGCCGGAGGGCGTCGACCTCTCCGCGATCCCCTCCGACGTGCTCGACCTGGCGAGCGACGCGAGCGAGACCATCCGCTTTCCCGGGCCGCTACGTGGCCTCGCCGATCCGCCGCCCGCCTTCGGCTGGATCGGGCCGGCGGCGCTCCACGCGCAGGATGTGTGGGCGGAGGCCGGACAGACCACGGGTCCAGACGTCGGCGAGACCTGGCAAGACGAGGCGTGGCGGATCGGATCGAACAACTGGGTGATCGCCGGCAGCCTCACGGATACGGGCAAGCCGATCCTCGCCAACGATCCGCACCGCGTCATCGCGTTGCCGTCGCTGCGCTACACGGTGCACCTCGTAGGCCCGGGATGGAACGTCATCGGAGCGGGCGAGCCCGCGCTGCCCGGCATCGCCGCCGGCCACAACGACCGGATCGCGTTCGGCTTCACGATCGTCGGCATCGATCAGCAGGATGTCTACGTCGAGCGCCTGGATCCCTCACGTCCCGATCACTACGTCTACAAGGGCGTGTCCGAGCCGATGGTGGTCGAGCGAACGCGCATCGCCGTGCGGGGCGGCGATCCCAAGGATGTGGATCTGCGATTCACGAAGCACGGTCCGGTGCTGTACCTCGACACCGACCATCAGCGCGCGTACGTGCTTCGGTGGGTCGGCACCGAGCCTGGTACGGCAGGCTACCTCCGGTCGATCGCGCTCGACCGTGCTCGAAACTGGACCGAGTTCCGCGGCGTGGTGGCCGGATGGAAGGTGCCGTCCGAGAATCTCATGTACGCCGACGTGGACGGCAACATCGGGTGGATTGCGGCAGGCCTCGCGCCCATTCGCCCAAACTGGAACGGCCTGCTGCCGGTGCCTGGTGACGCGGGCCAGTTCGAGTGGGCGGGGTTCCTCGGGATCGATGACCTTCCACAGGCCTACAACCCTGTGTCCGGCTACATCGCCACCGCCAACCACAACATCCTTCCGCCCGGCTACACCAAGGTGCTGGGATACGAATGGGGCTCGCCGTTCCGGTTCAATCGGATTACCGAGGTCATCTCACGGGCCCGGACGGACGGGCGGAAGTTGACCGTGGCTGACTCGGAGCGGCTGCAGCACGACGCGACGTCGCTCGTGGCGCGCGCCGTGTGCGACGGGCTGCGGACCGCGAAGGCCGCGCGCGGCGGCGTGGACACCACCTCCACGCCGGAGCGGACCCGCGCGGTCGCGATGTTGACTGCGTGGGACCACGTGCTCGGCAAGGACTCGGCCGCCGCGGCCCTGTTCGAGTTGTGGGCCCCGAGGCTGTCTGGCAGGCTGCTGGCGCTCGTGCCCGCCGCAGACCGACCGTACGTCGGAGCCTCGCTGCCAACCGACCGGCTGCTCCGGATGGTTGCCGGCGCTCGCACCGATCCCGCGGTACAGGACGCGCTGCTCGGCGACGCGCTCGATCAGGCCTGGCAGGACGCGACGCGCGCGATGGGATCCAACCCGTCCACGTGGGCGTGGGGCCGAATTCACCGCGCGTACTGGGAGCATCCGCTGGCCGGGACGGCCGCCCGGCGGGACGTCTTCAACCTGCCCGACGTGCCGCGAGGTGGCGATGCCAACGCGCCGTTCGCCACGGGCACGGGTTCCCACCAGACGCACGGCGCGTCGTTCCGGGAGGTGATCGACCTGGCCGACTGGGATCGGTCGATGACGATCAACGTGCCCGGCGCGTCGGCGCAACCTGGCAGCCGGTTCTACGGGAACCTGCTCCCGATCTGGGCGGCCGAGCAGTACCACCCGATGCCCTACTCGCGCGCCGCCGTCGAGGCCAACGCTGCCGCGCGGCTGGCGCTGGTGCCGGCGAGACGATGA
- a CDS encoding 4Fe-4S dicluster domain-containing protein has translation MQRDIIRIDEQKCDGCGDCCNGCPEGALQLIDGKARLVSEITCDGLGACVGTCPQGAITVEVREAAPYDERAALDQIVPKGPKTLEAHLEHLHEHGQTTFLTQALAWLAERRIPVPDYREHSLHHGCPGSAPRNLLRTTAALAPTDGLASQLTQWPVQLHLISPMNPAFRDADLLLAADCVAFAMADFNQRYLPGKKLAIACPKLDQGQEIYLDKLTALIDQAKVSAITVMIMEVPCCGGLLRMAQTAAGRATRQVPISQVVVGIDGAIRRSGPGAAAPSR, from the coding sequence GTGCAACGCGACATCATCCGGATAGACGAGCAGAAGTGCGACGGGTGCGGGGATTGCTGCAACGGATGTCCGGAAGGGGCGCTGCAGTTGATCGACGGCAAGGCACGGTTGGTCTCAGAGATCACCTGCGACGGCCTCGGTGCGTGCGTGGGCACGTGCCCGCAGGGCGCAATCACGGTCGAGGTTCGCGAGGCCGCACCGTACGATGAACGTGCAGCGCTCGACCAGATTGTGCCGAAGGGCCCGAAGACACTCGAGGCTCACCTCGAGCACCTGCACGAGCACGGACAGACGACATTTCTCACTCAGGCGCTCGCCTGGCTGGCCGAGCGCCGGATTCCGGTGCCCGACTACCGGGAACACTCGCTGCACCACGGATGCCCCGGGTCTGCGCCCCGGAACCTGCTGCGGACAACCGCGGCCTTGGCCCCGACCGACGGACTCGCCAGCCAACTCACCCAATGGCCGGTGCAGCTTCATCTGATCTCGCCGATGAACCCGGCGTTTCGCGACGCCGATCTGTTGCTGGCGGCGGACTGCGTCGCCTTCGCGATGGCCGACTTCAACCAGCGCTACCTGCCCGGGAAGAAGCTGGCGATCGCGTGCCCGAAGCTGGATCAGGGACAGGAGATCTATCTCGACAAGCTGACGGCGCTCATCGATCAGGCCAAGGTCTCAGCCATCACGGTGATGATCATGGAAGTGCCGTGCTGCGGCGGATTGCTGCGCATGGCACAGACGGCCGCCGGGCGCGCGACGCGCCAGGTGCCGATCTCGCAGGTCGTGGTGGGTATCGACGGCGCGATTCGCCGGAGCGGGCCGGGCGCCGCAGCGCCGTCACGCTGA
- a CDS encoding S9 family peptidase produces the protein MTTRSARLVAMLVVMPLFGVLAMAQPSAPTPPVAKRIEHKQVWHGETVIDPYFWLREKTNPDVAKYLEAENAYTAAMTAGLAPFREALYKEMLGRIKQTDLSVPTREGKFYYYSRTVEGQQYPIYCRKAAAADGSYDLKAPESILLDQNEMAKGLPFLGLGAAQVSDDGNLLAYATDTTGFRQYVLHVKDLRAGTVFTDSAERVTSVEWAADNRTLLYTTEDKVTKRSNQLWRLTLGSAPTMLYEEKDELFGIGVSRTKDKRYVILGIQSTDTWENRYLDAATPTAPFKVALPREKGHKYSVDHRNGLFYILTNKGAKNFRVVTAPVSDPGPANWKEFIAHRPDVLISGVDLFRDFAVAVELSQGLNRLRVFDFAKGSWRELSFPEPVYSAFPGATPEYESRTFRVSYQSMVTPSGIYDYAMDTLDRKLLKQQEVLGGYDPAQYATERVWATARDGVKVPISIVYKKSVPRDGTAPLWLYAYGSYGYGQPATFSSGRLSLLDRGVVYALAHIRGGNEMGEEWHDNGMLMHKKNTFTDFIDCADYLIAQKWAAKDRVMIEGGSAGGLLMGAVTNMRPDLFKAVHSAVPFVDVMNTMMDATLPLTVGEYLEWGNPNEKPAYDYMKSYSPYDNLEKKAYPNVLVTTSFNDSQVMYWEPAKYVAKLRGLKTDNNELLLKCKMEPAGHGGASGRYDRLNDTAFEYAWMLKQVGITK, from the coding sequence ATGACGACACGTTCCGCCCGACTCGTTGCTATGCTGGTCGTGATGCCGTTGTTCGGCGTGCTGGCCATGGCCCAGCCGTCCGCTCCCACGCCTCCCGTCGCCAAGCGGATCGAGCACAAGCAGGTCTGGCACGGCGAGACGGTCATCGATCCGTACTTCTGGCTCCGGGAGAAGACCAACCCGGATGTCGCGAAGTACCTCGAGGCCGAGAACGCCTATACCGCGGCCATGACGGCAGGTCTCGCGCCGTTCCGCGAAGCGCTCTACAAGGAGATGCTCGGGCGGATCAAGCAGACGGACCTCAGCGTGCCGACGCGCGAAGGGAAGTTCTACTACTACTCGCGCACGGTCGAAGGTCAGCAGTACCCGATCTACTGTCGGAAGGCGGCTGCGGCGGATGGCTCATACGACCTGAAGGCGCCCGAATCGATCCTGCTCGACCAGAACGAGATGGCGAAGGGGCTGCCGTTCCTCGGTCTGGGCGCCGCACAGGTCAGTGACGATGGGAACCTGCTGGCGTATGCCACGGACACGACCGGCTTCCGGCAGTACGTGCTGCACGTCAAGGACCTGCGGGCCGGCACGGTGTTCACCGACTCGGCCGAACGTGTGACGTCGGTCGAGTGGGCGGCCGACAACAGAACGCTCCTCTACACGACGGAGGACAAGGTCACCAAGCGGTCGAACCAGCTGTGGCGCCTCACGCTCGGTTCCGCGCCCACGATGCTCTACGAGGAGAAGGACGAGTTGTTTGGGATCGGCGTCAGCCGCACCAAGGACAAGCGCTACGTCATCCTCGGCATCCAGAGCACCGATACCTGGGAGAATCGCTACCTCGATGCCGCCACGCCCACCGCGCCGTTCAAGGTCGCCTTGCCCCGCGAGAAGGGGCACAAGTACTCGGTGGATCATCGGAACGGGCTCTTCTACATCCTGACCAACAAGGGGGCGAAGAACTTCCGCGTGGTGACGGCGCCGGTGAGCGATCCCGGGCCGGCGAACTGGAAGGAGTTCATCGCGCACCGGCCCGACGTGCTCATCAGTGGCGTCGACCTGTTCAGGGACTTCGCGGTGGCCGTCGAACTGTCCCAGGGATTGAACCGCCTGCGCGTGTTCGATTTCGCGAAGGGGAGCTGGCGCGAACTGTCGTTTCCCGAACCCGTCTACTCGGCGTTTCCGGGCGCCACGCCCGAATACGAATCGCGCACCTTCCGCGTGAGCTACCAGTCGATGGTGACGCCGTCGGGGATCTACGACTACGCGATGGACACGCTCGACCGGAAGCTCCTCAAACAGCAGGAGGTGCTGGGCGGCTACGACCCGGCGCAGTACGCGACCGAGCGCGTCTGGGCGACGGCGCGCGACGGGGTCAAGGTTCCGATTTCGATCGTCTACAAGAAGAGCGTCCCGCGCGACGGCACGGCGCCGCTGTGGCTGTACGCGTACGGGTCCTATGGCTACGGCCAACCCGCCACCTTCTCGAGTGGCCGCCTCAGCCTGCTCGACCGAGGCGTGGTCTACGCGCTGGCGCATATCCGGGGCGGCAATGAGATGGGTGAGGAGTGGCACGACAACGGGATGCTGATGCACAAGAAGAACACCTTCACCGACTTCATCGACTGTGCGGACTACTTGATCGCGCAGAAGTGGGCGGCGAAGGATCGCGTGATGATCGAGGGCGGCAGCGCGGGAGGACTGCTGATGGGCGCGGTGACGAACATGCGCCCGGACCTGTTCAAGGCCGTTCACTCGGCTGTGCCGTTCGTGGACGTCATGAACACGATGATGGATGCGACGCTGCCGCTGACCGTGGGCGAGTACCTCGAGTGGGGCAACCCGAACGAGAAACCGGCGTACGACTACATGAAATCGTACAGCCCGTACGACAATCTCGAGAAGAAGGCATACCCGAACGTCCTCGTGACGACGAGCTTCAACGACAGCCAGGTCATGTACTGGGAGCCGGCGAAGTACGTGGCCAAGCTCCGCGGCCTGAAGACCGACAACAACGAGCTGCTGCTCAAGTGCAAGATGGAGCCGGCTGGTCACGGCGGCGCCTCGGGCCGGTACGACCGCCTGAACGACACGGCGTTCGAATACGCCTGGATGCTGAAGCAGGTCGGGATCACGAAGTAG
- a CDS encoding GGDEF domain-containing protein produces MDDRTMQLPPIGGPKKALSNRVPAIILYDGDEIGGLHSLTKDETTIGRTADCDIVVPETRVSRRHAIIRRTTDEVPEFEIVDLDSTNGTMLNGEPVKQSPLQNGDKVGIGGQVLKFAILDREDVAYQSRIVEMIHIDELTGLLTKRSLFRAFERELIRSLRYRRPIGVLMMDLDHFKLVNDTHGHLVGSHCLSEVGRLIRECTRVVDVSGRYGGEEFVSYLPETDVENSVMVAERIRQTMEAREFRYNDIVYGVRISIGIAEFPAHGGDVESLITAADTALYCAKNQGRNRTIVFEPR; encoded by the coding sequence ATGGACGACCGGACCATGCAGTTGCCGCCGATCGGCGGACCGAAGAAGGCCCTCAGCAACCGCGTGCCTGCGATCATCCTGTACGACGGCGACGAGATCGGCGGTCTCCACAGCCTGACCAAGGACGAGACGACGATCGGCCGCACGGCAGATTGCGACATCGTCGTCCCGGAAACCCGCGTGTCGCGCCGCCACGCCATCATCAGGCGGACGACGGACGAGGTCCCCGAGTTCGAAATCGTCGACCTCGACTCGACCAACGGCACCATGCTGAACGGCGAGCCGGTGAAACAGTCGCCGCTGCAGAACGGCGACAAGGTCGGGATCGGGGGCCAGGTTCTCAAGTTCGCCATCCTCGACCGCGAAGATGTGGCCTACCAGTCGCGGATCGTGGAAATGATCCACATCGACGAACTCACGGGCTTGCTGACGAAACGATCGCTCTTCCGCGCCTTCGAACGCGAACTGATCCGGTCGCTGCGCTACCGGCGGCCGATCGGTGTGCTGATGATGGATCTCGACCATTTCAAGTTGGTGAACGACACCCACGGCCACCTCGTCGGGTCGCATTGCCTGTCGGAGGTGGGCAGGCTGATTCGCGAATGCACGCGGGTGGTGGACGTCAGCGGGCGATACGGCGGCGAGGAATTCGTCAGCTACCTGCCCGAGACCGACGTCGAGAACAGCGTCATGGTCGCCGAGCGGATCCGCCAGACGATGGAAGCGCGCGAGTTCCGCTACAACGACATCGTGTACGGCGTGCGCATCTCGATTGGCATCGCCGAGTTCCCGGCGCACGGGGGCGACGTGGAAAGCCTCATCACCGCGGCCGACACCGCGCTCTACTGCGCCAAGAACCAGGGCCGCAACCGCACCATCGTGTTCGAGCCACGCTGA